A window of Apium graveolens cultivar Ventura chromosome 8, ASM990537v1, whole genome shotgun sequence contains these coding sequences:
- the LOC141679308 gene encoding uncharacterized protein LOC141679308 encodes MPMVLWSYNTTPRSTTRETPFLLTYRYEAMVPLEVGAGSLWRDLFVEENAEINQRLHLDLLDETRTNSQLKLAAYQQRIARYFNKKVKSVPFKVGDLVLRKVMSNTKIAQHGVLGANWEGPYKVKAILWKGTYRLKDLDGKPIPRAWNTEHLQKYYQ; translated from the coding sequence ATGCCCATGGTCCTCTGGTCTTACAACACAACTCCCAGATCGACTACAAGAGAAACCCCATTTCTGCTGACTTATAGGTATGAGGCCATGGTTCCCTTGGAGGtaggagccggatccctctggaGAGACTTGTTTGTTGAGGAAAATGCAGAAATTAACCAGAGACTTCACTTGGATTTGTTAGATGAAACCCGAACAAACTCTCAATTGAAGCTTGCTGCATATCAACAGAGAATCGCAAGGTACTTTAATAAAAAGGTAAAATCCGTGCCGTTCAAGGTTGGAGATCTTGTGTTACGAAAGGTTATGTCTAACACCAAGATAGCTCAGCACGGGgtgcttggagctaattgggagGGACCGTACAAGGTCAAAGCTATACTCTGGAAGGGAACCTATCGCTTGAAAGATCTGGATGGCAAACCTATTCCTCGAGCATGGAATACGGAGCATTTACAaaagtattatcagtag